One Weissella coleopterorum DNA segment encodes these proteins:
- a CDS encoding IS3 family transposase encodes MTTSRKKPRNFDEQFKKQIVKLHESGKSQNYLAKEYGIDVSSITRWIKQYSQVRIDSDTILTAQHNNYVLYQNKLNQSFNPPAPNQAWTSDFTYIPIGNNRSVYLCIVLDLFSRKVIAWHVSAHINTNLAIKTLETAYTIKKPNNHVLIHTDQGSQFTATKYHRLLDQYNLVHSWSKPGYPWDNAVTESFFKYMKKEKLNRKKFTNIESVKLAYFEYIEGSYNSQRPHSALNMLTPNEKESEYFLNN; translated from the coding sequence ATGACAACTTCAAGAAAAAAGCCTCGAAATTTTGATGAACAATTTAAAAAACAAATCGTCAAACTTCATGAATCTGGAAAATCTCAAAATTATTTGGCTAAAGAATATGGCATTGACGTATCTTCTATAACCCGTTGGATTAAACAATACTCTCAGGTTCGCATTGATTCGGACACAATTTTAACAGCTCAACATAATAACTATGTTTTATATCAAAATAAATTAAATCAATCATTTAACCCTCCGGCACCTAATCAGGCTTGGACTAGCGATTTCACTTATATTCCAATCGGTAATAATCGATCGGTTTATTTATGTATAGTTTTAGATTTATTTTCTCGCAAAGTTATTGCCTGGCACGTAAGTGCCCATATAAATACCAATCTAGCAATCAAAACTTTAGAAACTGCGTATACGATAAAAAAACCAAATAACCATGTTTTAATTCATACAGACCAAGGATCTCAATTTACAGCAACTAAATACCATCGATTATTGGATCAATACAATCTAGTTCATTCATGGTCTAAGCCAGGTTATCCTTGGGATAACGCCGTGACAGAATCATTCTTTAAATATATGAAAAAAGAAAAACTTAATCGAAAAAAATTTACTAATATTGAATCAGTTAAACTAGCTTATTTTGAATATATTGAAGGTAGTTATAATTCACAACGGCCTCATAGTGCATTAAATATGTTGACGCCAAATGAAAAAGAATCCGAATATTTTCTAAATAACTAA